The Sandaracinus amylolyticus genomic interval CACGAACTCGCCGGGGTGCAGCACGAACTGCTGGCCGTCCTCCACCTCGACGATCTCGGTGAGCGTGTCGGGATCGTCGAGCTCGGGATCGACGAACGGCGTCGCCGAGCTGCGGAACAGCGCGAAGCGCGAGCCGAGCCGCAGGTCCACCGAGCACGGCTGGATCTGCACCGCGCGGTCGACGAGCGGATCGATCACGATGCGGCGCGCGTCGAGCGCGGCCTCGATGTCGCGGTCGGAGAGGATCATCGCGGCGGCATCGTCGCGCGCACGTCCGACGCGCGCAACGAGCGACTCTCGACGATCGCGGCGCACGCGTGGTACCTACGAGCGCGTGGGGCAGACCGACGACCAGCGCTTCGTCGAAGAGCACGCACCCCTGGTGCGGAAGATCGCGCTTCGCGTGCGCGCCGAGCTCGATCTGACGTGCGAGCTCGACGACCTGATCGCGTTCGGGTACCACGGCCTGCTCGAAGCGCGCGGTCGGTTCGACGAGACGCGAGGCGTGCTCTTCAGCACGTTCGCGTACTACCGCATCCGCGGCGCGATCCTCGATGGCGTGCGCAAGATGGCGTACCTGCCACGGCGCATCCATCAGAAGCGGCGCGCGGCGGAGGCGATCGACTGGGCGATCGAGGCCGAGGGCGAAGCGCGCGCGACGACGCCCGAGGCGCGCGCCGACGTCGAGGCCACCCTCGCCGCGGTGGACGACATCCTCGGCAAGATCACCGCGACGTTCATGCTCGCGGCGGTCGGGCAGGACGAGGAAGCGACGCGCGAGAGCCCCGAGGAGCAGCTGATCGGCGCGCACGAGAAGCAGCGCGTGCGCACCGCGCTCGAGACGCTGCCCGAGCGCGAGCGGATCGTGGTCAACGGGATGTACTTCGAGGGTCGGAACCTCGACGACATCGGCGCGGAGCTCGGGATCTCGAAGAGCTGGGCGTGTCGCATCCACACGCGCGCGCTCGGGCTGCTGCGCGAAGCGCTCGAGCGCTAGCTCGCAGCACGAATTCGCGCTCGCGAGCGCGAAGTTGCGGCGCGAATGGGCCATTTCTCAAGGAGAATTGCCCCGTTTTCGCGAACGGTCACCAGTGACCGTTCGAGCGGTCGACCCCGACCGCCCCAACGGCCGCCTCGCTCACTCCGAGCGGTCGCGCGCGACCGTCCCGGTCCAGCCTCGGGGCACCGCGTCGAGCGATCGATAGCGCTCGAGCAGCAGCGTCTGGCGGGACCGAAGGGGCACGTCCTGCCCCGCGACGATCACGTGGGTCGGCGCGCTGGTCGTCTCGAACGGATCGCCGCTCCACACCACCAGGTTCGCGCGGCGCCCCGCGGCGATCACGCCGTGCTCGCGCATCCCGAAGACCTCGGCGGGCAGCGACGTGACCGCGGCGAGCGCGGCATCGGGATCCATGCCCCACGCGATCGCGTTGCCCGCTTCCTGCCGCAGGTTCCGCGCGTCCCACGCGCCCGGCGACATCAACATCACGCGCACGCCGGCGCGCGAGAGCAGCGCGGCGTTGTCGTAGCGCGCGTGGAGGCGCGAGAAGCGCTCGGGCAGGTTCGTCATCGCCTGCACGATCACGGGCACGTTCGCGGCCGCGATCTGCGGCGCGACCATCCATCCTTCTTCGACGCCCGCGAGCACGATGCGCAGCCCGTACTCGCGCGCGAGCGCGATGGTGCGGACGACGTCGATCGCGCGCGACACCCTGATCACGACGGGGATGCGGCCGGCGAGCGCCTCGCCGACGCGCTCGAGATCGAGGCGGCTGACGTCGGTGTCGCGGAAGTCACCGCGATCGAACGCGGCGCGCTGGCGGGCGTAGAGCCGCGCGTCGTCGAGCAGCTCGCGCAGCCGCGTGATCGCGCTCGAGCGCGCGCCGCCCGCGGCGTCGATGCCCTCGTCGTTCAGGCTCACGTGGAGCGCGAGCTGCGGCGTGAGCACCGCGTCGGTGCTCACCGTGGACGAGGGGCCGAGCAGATCGGCCCACGCGCTCGTGCCCGGGACGAGGCCTCCTTCGGGCACGCTGGTCACGCTCGTGATCCCGCCCAAGCGCGCGACCGGGATCAGCGTGGAGAGCGGGTTGTACCCGTCGGCGGCGGAGAACGCGGCGCGGATCGCGTCGGCGTCGTCGTCCTCGGGACCGGTGTCGCGGGCCGCGCGCTCGAGCTCGATCTCCTCGAGGCCGAGCGCGGTCATCGTCGCGACGAAGCCGGGCGTGATCACCGCGCCGGTCGCGTCGATCACCGTGGCGCCGGCCGGGGCTGCGAGGCCCGCGCCGACCGCATCGATGCGATCGCCGCGCACGATGACGGTCGCGTTCTCGATCGGCGGGCCGTTGCCGGGGCGCACGGTCGCGCCGGTGATCGCGATCGTCGTGGTCGGGCGGCGCTGCGCCGACGTGGGGGTCGTGATCGCCAACAACGCGATCACCGCGAGCGCGCGGAGCTTCATCGCGCACCTCCGTCCTGCTCGAGCTGGAGATCGAGGCCGAGCTCGAAGTCGCTGTCGCGCGACGCGCCGTCGCGCGCGCGGTCGTACTCGCGCAGGCCGTCGACGAACACGAGATCGGCGTGCGCATAGACCGAGAACGGGCTCGCCGACCACACGACGACGTCGGCCATGCGTCCGGGCTCGAGCGTGCCCGCCATCTCGTCGATGCCGAGCGTCCACGCGGCGTTCGTGGTGATCCAGCGCAGCGCTTGGTCCTCGGTGATCTCGATCCCGGCGCGACGGCCCGCCGCCATCGCCTTACCGGCTTCCTGGTTGAGCCGCTGGATCAGCATCGGCGAGTCCGAGTGCAGCACCGCGCGCGTGCCCGCCTCGGTGAGCAGCGCGAGGTTCTCGGGGATCGCGTCGAAGGCTTCCATCTTGAAGCCCCACCAGTCGGCCCACGTGGAGATCGAGATCTCCTCGGCCGTGAGCAGGTCGCGGATCTTGTAGGCCTCGACCGCGTGGTGGAAGCCGCGGATGCGGAAGCCGAACTCGCGCGCGATCTCGATCATGCGCGCCATCTCGTCGGCGCGATAGCAGTGCATCTGCACGAGAACGCGGCCCTCGATCGCGCCGAGCAGGAGCTCGTGACCGAAGTCGCGCGTGGGTGGCGCGGGCGCCGGGCCGGGATCCTCGGGGTGCTCCTCGGGCGCGCCGGGATCGTCGCCTGCGCCCTCCCCTCCGGCGCCCGGGATCTCGCTCGCGTCGCGCTCTTCGGTCTGCTCGCTCTGCCAGCGCGCCCAGCGCTCCTGGCGGATCGACCAGAGGCGGTAGGTCTCCTGCCAGTCGCTCCACGAGCGGCCGTACTCGATCGCTTCCTGGAACGCGCGTCGATAGCCCGCGACGTTGCCCATGCGCGTCGAGGGCTCTTGGTGCTGGCCGCCGTAGACGCGCTTCGGGTTCTCGCCGCACGCCATCTTCATCGTGTCGGGCGCGCCGGGCAGCTCCATCTCGCTCGAGGTGCGGCCGAGGTGCAGCTTGTACGTCTCGCCCGCGCCGCCGATCAGGTTCGCGCTGCCGGGCAGCACCTGGATCGTCGTGATGCCGGCGGCGAGCGCGCGCGCGAGCGCGGGATCCTGCGGCCAGAACGAGTCGGACGCGCGCACGTGCGGCGTGACCGGGGCGGTCGCTTCGTTGCCGTCCTCGTGCGCCTGCGCTTCGGGCACGGGGTA includes:
- a CDS encoding sigma-70 family RNA polymerase sigma factor, encoding MGQTDDQRFVEEHAPLVRKIALRVRAELDLTCELDDLIAFGYHGLLEARGRFDETRGVLFSTFAYYRIRGAILDGVRKMAYLPRRIHQKRRAAEAIDWAIEAEGEARATTPEARADVEATLAAVDDILGKITATFMLAAVGQDEEATRESPEEQLIGAHEKQRVRTALETLPERERIVVNGMYFEGRNLDDIGAELGISKSWACRIHTRALGLLREALER
- a CDS encoding amidohydrolase family protein; the encoded protein is MKLRALAVIALLAITTPTSAQRRPTTTIAITGATVRPGNGPPIENATVIVRGDRIDAVGAGLAAPAGATVIDATGAVITPGFVATMTALGLEEIELERAARDTGPEDDDADAIRAAFSAADGYNPLSTLIPVARLGGITSVTSVPEGGLVPGTSAWADLLGPSSTVSTDAVLTPQLALHVSLNDEGIDAAGGARSSAITRLRELLDDARLYARQRAAFDRGDFRDTDVSRLDLERVGEALAGRIPVVIRVSRAIDVVRTIALAREYGLRIVLAGVEEGWMVAPQIAAANVPVIVQAMTNLPERFSRLHARYDNAALLSRAGVRVMLMSPGAWDARNLRQEAGNAIAWGMDPDAALAAVTSLPAEVFGMREHGVIAAGRRANLVVWSGDPFETTSAPTHVIVAGQDVPLRSRQTLLLERYRSLDAVPRGWTGTVARDRSE
- a CDS encoding amidohydrolase; translated protein: MRATRLSAIFVLLALGACGGAGLRAARPSAPEPSPAPPLLPWQAQRPSVPTIESPLVVLAGGTVLTATGRTIEDGVVVMEDGLVRAVGPRSEITIPEGAEVIDVSGRFVTPGIIDTHSHMGVYPVPEAQAHEDGNEATAPVTPHVRASDSFWPQDPALARALAAGITTIQVLPGSANLIGGAGETYKLHLGRTSSEMELPGAPDTMKMACGENPKRVYGGQHQEPSTRMGNVAGYRRAFQEAIEYGRSWSDWQETYRLWSIRQERWARWQSEQTEERDASEIPGAGGEGAGDDPGAPEEHPEDPGPAPAPPTRDFGHELLLGAIEGRVLVQMHCYRADEMARMIEIAREFGFRIRGFHHAVEAYKIRDLLTAEEISISTWADWWGFKMEAFDAIPENLALLTEAGTRAVLHSDSPMLIQRLNQEAGKAMAAGRRAGIEITEDQALRWITTNAAWTLGIDEMAGTLEPGRMADVVVWSASPFSVYAHADLVFVDGLREYDRARDGASRDSDFELGLDLQLEQDGGAR